The DNA window AGCCAGGGCCAGCTGGAAGTGATGCTTCTTATCCAGAGGCTGAAGCGGTACGGATTTCCATTGGAAGAAATCCGAGGGATGCTAAACGGCGCAGAGGAAAAAGAGCTCTTTTCAAAATTGCTGCGGCAAAAGGAGAAGTTATTACAACAGCGGCAGGAGACGGATCAGATCTTGAAAGAATTGACCGGACACCTGCGGGATTTTGAAAGGACAGGTGATATTATGGGATATCAGAAGAAGTATGAGATCCAGCTTGTAGAAGCGCCGGAACGGAATGTGATCGCATCCCGGCAGAAGATGGGTGTGGACGAATTTGGCCGGTACTATGAGAAACTATATAAACGGGTGCCGGAAGAAAAGGTGACGCCAAATGGTATGGTGGGAGCTGTTTACTATGATGAAGAATTTGACCGCGAATGCAGCGACATTGAACTGGTGTTAGGAATCCGGGAGAAGGAGAAAGCGGACCGGATCATCGAATCCGGGCTGTGCGCGAGGACGGTCCACAAAGGCGCCTATTCTACCTTGTCTGAGGCATACGCGGCGTTGGTGACCTGGATTAAGGAACAAGGGTATCAGTGCAATGGGGCGCCTTATGAATTTTATCTGAAAACCCAGTTTGACGGACTTTCACCGGAAGAGTGGGAGACAGAGATCTATTTTCCGATAGAGAGGGAATAATCCGAAACGTGTCAACGCAGTTTGGGAAAATCACAAGATCGTGATTTTCCCAAACTGTTTTTCATTTAGGAAAAAGATATGTTACACTGATGAAGAAATTCATAAAAGGGGAAAGCTATGCAAAAGATTTTAGTGATCGAAGATGACTGGGAATTGAACGATAGTATCTGTTATGTGCTGGGACAGGAAGGGCTCCAGACTCTTTCCGCCCATTCCTTAGAAGAAGGGAAAGAGCAATATAGAAAGGGAGGGACAGCCTTGATCCTTTTGGATGTGAATCTGCCGGATGGAGAAGGGTTTGAATTCTGCCGGCGGATCGCCGGTCAGACGCCGGTGTTGTTTCTGACAGCGAGAGATCTGGAAGAGGATGTCTTAAAAGGCTATGAACTGGGAGCGGAAGATTACGTGACAAAGCCATTTTCAATGAAGATCCTCCTAAAAAAGATCAATGTGATCCTGAAGCGGATACAGGAAAAGGAAGGACAGATTTTTGACGATGGATTCTTAAGAATCGATTTAGGAAAGGCGCTGGTTCAGGTCCGGGGGCTGGAATGTGGGGTGACTCCCACCGAATTTCGTATCTTACAGGAATTTCTTGCCCGCAAAGGACAGCTTCTGACCTATGAAGTCTTGTTGGAAAGATTGTGGGATGGGGGAAATCAGTTTGTAGATAAGCATGCCCTGGCAGTGAATATCAACCGTCTGCGCAGAAAGATCGAGGATGGGGAACACAGATATATTTCAAATGTATATGGGATGGGGTATCAATGGATTGGATAAGCATAGCCGCGGTTTTTCTTTTGGCCGCGGCAGGAATATTGTTATGGAAAAATTGGAAACTGAAACGAGACATCTATGATTTTGCCGGCCGGCTGGAGAAGAACCTGGATGCGGTCATGTCCGGCGGCAGACTTGATCCTGCGGAGGACATCGAGGACTCTCTTTTGGGAAAGATCAATGAAAAATTGATCCGCGCAGATCAAATCTGGAAACGAAAGGAGCAGGAGAGCAGCAGGAGCAGGGAAGCTGTCAAAGAGCTGATTTCCGATATTTCTCATCAGACGCGCACGCCGATCGCCAATCAGAAGATCTGCCTGGAAATCCTGAAAAGCCAGAACCTTCCGGAAGAGACCAGAAATTTCCTGGAGAAGCTGGAACACCAGGCGGAGAAGCTGGAATTCTTGTTTCAAAACCTGGTCAAATTATCCCGTTTGGAGGCAGGTGTGATCCAGATCCGCAAGAAGGAAGAAAACCTGACACAGACCCTGCGGACGGCAGTCCAGGAGGTGGTTCCCCAGGCAGCCGCAAAAGGGATTGCTCTGGGTGCCCGTGTGGAGGAGGATCTTCGAGTCTCTCATGACAGAAAATGGACGGAAGAAGCGGTCTATAATCTCTTGGAAAATGCTGTGAAA is part of the Lachnospiraceae bacterium KGMB03038 genome and encodes:
- a CDS encoding HAMP domain-containing histidine kinase, with product MDWISIAAVFLLAAAGILLWKNWKLKRDIYDFAGRLEKNLDAVMSGGRLDPAEDIEDSLLGKINEKLIRADQIWKRKEQESSRSREAVKELISDISHQTRTPIANQKICLEILKSQNLPEETRNFLEKLEHQAEKLEFLFQNLVKLSRLEAGVIQIRKKEENLTQTLRTAVQEVVPQAAAKGIALGARVEEDLRVSHDRKWTEEAVYNLLENAVKYTKAGGSILIYAGKGEFFTEIHVEDTGKGIKKERQAQIFNRFYREPEVHSEEGIGIGLYLVRQIAEGQGGYVEVHSEPERGSDFCICLPNGKKKEG
- a CDS encoding MerR family transcriptional regulator translates to MFTIGEFSRICQVSIKTLRHYDKVGLLKPAKVDALTGYRYYSQGQLEVMLLIQRLKRYGFPLEEIRGMLNGAEEKELFSKLLRQKEKLLQQRQETDQILKELTGHLRDFERTGDIMGYQKKYEIQLVEAPERNVIASRQKMGVDEFGRYYEKLYKRVPEEKVTPNGMVGAVYYDEEFDRECSDIELVLGIREKEKADRIIESGLCARTVHKGAYSTLSEAYAALVTWIKEQGYQCNGAPYEFYLKTQFDGLSPEEWETEIYFPIERE
- a CDS encoding response regulator transcription factor, with the protein product MQKILVIEDDWELNDSICYVLGQEGLQTLSAHSLEEGKEQYRKGGTALILLDVNLPDGEGFEFCRRIAGQTPVLFLTARDLEEDVLKGYELGAEDYVTKPFSMKILLKKINVILKRIQEKEGQIFDDGFLRIDLGKALVQVRGLECGVTPTEFRILQEFLARKGQLLTYEVLLERLWDGGNQFVDKHALAVNINRLRRKIEDGEHRYISNVYGMGYQWIG